In Mycobacterium gallinarum, a single window of DNA contains:
- a CDS encoding nuclear transport factor 2 family protein has translation MDAADTLLEIEAIKQLKARYCRFLDTKDWQGWRGVFADDFHSDTSPSGGKVIDGADEFVAFVRKTLEKQPTVHQVHAPEIELTSATTARGVWALNDVVRLAPGLNLDGYGHYHETYEKIDGQWLITSSTLTRLRTDFFNPLFSVRISDRLTRAAAKLARR, from the coding sequence GTGGACGCCGCCGACACCCTGCTCGAGATCGAAGCCATCAAGCAATTGAAGGCACGCTACTGCCGCTTCCTGGACACCAAGGACTGGCAGGGCTGGCGCGGCGTCTTCGCCGACGACTTCCACAGCGACACCTCACCATCAGGCGGCAAGGTGATCGACGGTGCCGACGAGTTCGTCGCGTTTGTGCGCAAGACCCTGGAGAAGCAGCCGACGGTGCATCAAGTGCACGCCCCGGAGATCGAGTTGACCTCGGCCACCACCGCGCGAGGGGTGTGGGCCCTCAACGATGTCGTCCGGCTGGCGCCGGGGCTGAATCTCGATGGCTACGGCCACTACCACGAGACCTACGAGAAGATCGACGGCCAGTGGCTCATCACGAGTTCGACGTTGACCCGCCTTCGCACCGACTTCTTCAATCCGCTGTTCTCTGTGCGCATTTCGGACCGGCTCACCCGGGCGGCGGCCAAGCTGGCACGCCGCTAA
- a CDS encoding D-alanyl-D-alanine carboxypeptidase family protein has product MRKILVCIATALCLVAGGTAVASAVPAGVIQPSGSVPIPEGPAQAWIVADMDSGAVLAARDEYGQFAPASTIKVLLALTVLDELPLDATIVASEADTKVECNCAGVAPGMVYTTRQLLEALLLVSGNDAANTLASMLGGQDVAVMKMNGKAALLGAYGTNAGSPSGLDGPGIDMWSSPHDLAVIFRAAMGNPVFAQITAQPTAVFPTKTGDKVLVNQDELLKRYPGTLGGKTGFTDIAQKTFVGAAGRNGRRLVIAMMFGMDKPGQPTYWDQAASLLDWGFALDRNATIGSL; this is encoded by the coding sequence ATGCGGAAGATTCTCGTCTGCATTGCGACCGCGCTGTGCCTGGTCGCCGGGGGGACCGCCGTCGCGTCGGCGGTGCCCGCCGGCGTCATCCAGCCATCGGGTTCGGTGCCCATCCCCGAAGGCCCCGCTCAGGCGTGGATCGTCGCCGACATGGACAGCGGCGCGGTGCTGGCGGCCCGCGACGAGTACGGCCAGTTCGCACCGGCGAGCACCATCAAGGTGCTGCTTGCGCTGACGGTGCTCGACGAACTCCCGCTCGACGCGACAATCGTGGCCAGCGAGGCAGACACCAAGGTCGAATGCAACTGCGCAGGCGTGGCTCCGGGCATGGTCTACACCACACGCCAGCTGCTCGAGGCGCTGCTGCTGGTTTCGGGCAACGACGCCGCCAACACCTTGGCGAGCATGCTCGGCGGTCAAGACGTCGCCGTGATGAAGATGAACGGTAAGGCGGCGCTGCTCGGCGCGTACGGCACCAATGCCGGCTCACCGTCGGGTCTCGATGGTCCAGGTATCGACATGTGGTCCTCGCCGCATGACCTCGCAGTGATTTTCCGCGCCGCCATGGGCAACCCGGTGTTCGCGCAGATCACCGCACAGCCGACGGCCGTCTTCCCCACCAAGACCGGCGACAAGGTGCTGGTCAACCAGGACGAACTGCTCAAGCGCTATCCCGGCACCCTCGGCGGCAAAACCGGCTTCACCGACATTGCGCAGAAGACGTTCGTCGGTGCAGCGGGCCGCAACGGCAGACGCCTGGTCATCGCGATGATGTTCGGTATGGACAAGCCCGGGCAGCCGACCTACTGGGACCAGGCCGCCAGCCTGCTGGACTGGGGCTTTGCACTCGATCGGAATGCGACGATCGGCAGTCTTTAG
- a CDS encoding RNA-binding protein, translating into MSSVVVDAVEHLVRGIVDNPDDVRVDMVTSRRGRTVEVHVHPDDLGKVIGRGGRTATALRTLVAGIGGRGIRVDVVDTDQ; encoded by the coding sequence GTGAGCTCAGTCGTCGTCGACGCCGTCGAGCACCTGGTTCGCGGAATCGTGGACAACCCCGACGATGTCCGGGTCGACATGGTCACGAGTCGCCGCGGGCGCACCGTCGAGGTGCACGTCCATCCCGACGACCTCGGCAAGGTCATCGGCCGCGGCGGACGCACCGCGACCGCCCTGCGCACGTTGGTGGCCGGCATCGGGGGCCGTGGGATTCGCGTCGACGTGGTGGACACCGACCAATAG
- a CDS encoding metal-dependent hydrolase family protein: MPQPPLHVRGRGLPDEQPVEWWIVDGMLSAEPVQDAQTVFGADGADGWILPGLVDAHCHVGLGEHGPVDTIDECISQAETERGVGALLLRDAGSPIDTRSLDDHDDLPRIIRAGRHLARPKRYQRGFAIEMADESQLPDAVAEQARFGDGWVKLVGDWIDREVGDLAPLWSDDVLKAAIEAAHDNGARVTAHVFSEDALPGLIRAGIDCIEHGTGLTDDTIELMVEHGTALVPTLINIENFPGIADNATKFPAYARHMRDLYEKCPSRIAAAREAGVPIFAGTDAGSMVVHGRIADEIDALKGIGMSPTEALGAACWTAREWLGRPGIEHGASADLVCYRDDPRQGAAVVSAPDVVILRGRVYR; the protein is encoded by the coding sequence ATGCCTCAGCCACCACTGCACGTACGCGGTCGCGGGCTGCCCGATGAACAACCTGTCGAGTGGTGGATCGTCGACGGCATGCTCAGTGCCGAACCGGTGCAGGACGCCCAGACCGTCTTCGGTGCTGACGGAGCGGACGGCTGGATCCTGCCCGGGCTCGTCGATGCGCACTGCCACGTCGGCCTCGGGGAGCACGGCCCTGTCGACACCATCGACGAGTGCATCAGCCAGGCTGAGACGGAACGCGGCGTGGGCGCCCTGCTGCTGCGCGATGCGGGCTCACCCATCGACACCCGCAGCCTCGACGATCACGACGACCTGCCGCGGATCATCCGCGCGGGCCGCCACCTCGCCAGGCCCAAGCGTTATCAGCGCGGCTTCGCGATCGAAATGGCGGACGAGTCCCAACTGCCCGACGCCGTCGCCGAACAGGCGCGGTTCGGCGACGGGTGGGTGAAGCTCGTCGGCGACTGGATCGACCGCGAAGTCGGCGATCTGGCGCCGCTGTGGTCCGACGATGTGCTGAAGGCGGCGATAGAGGCGGCCCACGACAACGGCGCCCGCGTCACGGCGCACGTGTTCAGCGAGGACGCGTTGCCCGGGCTCATCAGGGCAGGCATCGATTGCATCGAGCACGGTACCGGCCTGACCGATGACACCATCGAGCTGATGGTCGAACACGGCACTGCGCTGGTGCCGACGCTGATCAATATCGAGAACTTTCCCGGAATCGCCGACAACGCAACGAAATTCCCGGCCTATGCCCGACACATGCGAGATCTTTACGAGAAGTGCCCGTCGCGCATCGCTGCCGCGCGGGAGGCGGGCGTGCCGATCTTCGCGGGCACCGACGCGGGCAGCATGGTGGTTCACGGCCGCATCGCGGATGAGATCGACGCGCTCAAGGGCATCGGGATGAGCCCGACCGAGGCGCTGGGCGCGGCCTGTTGGACCGCCCGCGAATGGCTGGGCCGCCCCGGCATCGAGCACGGGGCCTCGGCCGATCTCGTCTGCTACCGGGACGATCCCCGCCAGGGCGCTGCCGTCGTCAGTGCGCCCGATGTGGTGATCCTGCGGGGCAGGGTCTACCGCTAG
- a CDS encoding ammonium transporter has protein sequence MDGFPTLGIPDTGDTAWMLASAALVLLMTPGLAFFYGGMVRAKGVLNMIMMSFSAMGLVTVLWVLYGYSMAFGNDVSNVVGDPTQFFGLKGLIGGNAAPAVEAIAAAPGVEAVEAVPETLIPLVFTMPASVFVAFQLMFAIITVALISGAVADRIKFGAWLLFAGLWVTFVYFPVAHWVFSFDGGTAETGGWIANKLAAVDFAGGTAVHINAGTAALVLVLILGKRKGWPNTPMRPHNLPFVMLGAGLLWFGWYGFNAGSAGASGGLAGSTFVTTTVATAAAMLAWLLTERIRDGKATSLGAASGVVAGLVAITPSCSAVNVLGALVIGVVAGSLCALAVGLKYKLGYDDSLDVVGVHLVGGIVGTLLIGFVAAPEAGAGVAGLFYGGGVDQLWRQAVGAGAVLLYSAIGTAILAYIVKFTIGLRLSEEKEAAGADESEHAESGYDFAAVGGGSVLGRHGGEE, from the coding sequence GTGGATGGATTCCCGACCCTCGGTATACCGGACACCGGTGATACCGCGTGGATGCTGGCAAGCGCAGCGCTTGTCTTGTTGATGACGCCGGGCCTGGCCTTCTTTTACGGAGGCATGGTTCGGGCCAAGGGCGTGCTCAACATGATCATGATGAGCTTCAGCGCCATGGGTTTGGTGACGGTGCTGTGGGTGCTGTACGGCTACTCGATGGCGTTCGGCAACGACGTCTCCAATGTGGTCGGCGACCCGACGCAGTTCTTCGGACTGAAGGGCCTCATCGGCGGTAACGCCGCCCCCGCGGTCGAGGCGATCGCCGCGGCCCCGGGCGTGGAGGCTGTCGAGGCGGTGCCGGAGACCCTCATTCCGCTGGTCTTCACGATGCCGGCCTCGGTGTTCGTCGCGTTTCAGTTGATGTTCGCGATCATCACCGTCGCCCTCATCTCGGGCGCGGTGGCCGACCGCATCAAGTTCGGCGCATGGCTGCTCTTCGCAGGCCTCTGGGTCACCTTCGTGTACTTCCCGGTCGCGCACTGGGTGTTCTCGTTCGACGGTGGCACCGCGGAGACCGGTGGCTGGATCGCCAACAAACTGGCGGCGGTCGACTTCGCAGGCGGCACAGCGGTCCATATCAACGCAGGCACCGCCGCACTGGTTCTCGTACTGATCCTCGGAAAGCGCAAGGGATGGCCGAACACCCCTATGCGCCCGCACAATCTGCCGTTCGTCATGCTCGGCGCCGGTCTGCTGTGGTTCGGCTGGTACGGCTTCAACGCGGGCTCGGCCGGCGCCTCCGGCGGCCTCGCCGGTTCGACCTTCGTCACCACGACGGTGGCCACGGCGGCGGCGATGCTGGCGTGGTTGCTCACGGAGCGCATTCGCGACGGTAAGGCGACATCGCTGGGTGCGGCCTCGGGTGTGGTGGCCGGTCTGGTCGCCATCACTCCGTCGTGTTCAGCGGTCAATGTCCTGGGTGCACTCGTCATCGGTGTGGTCGCAGGTTCGTTGTGCGCTCTGGCGGTCGGCCTGAAATACAAACTGGGCTATGACGACTCGCTCGACGTGGTCGGTGTTCACCTGGTGGGCGGCATCGTCGGCACGTTGTTGATCGGATTTGTGGCGGCCCCAGAGGCCGGTGCGGGAGTGGCCGGTCTGTTCTACGGCGGCGGAGTCGACCAACTATGGCGTCAGGCAGTCGGCGCCGGGGCGGTTCTGCTCTACAGTGCGATCGGGACAGCTATCTTGGCCTACATCGTGAAATTCACGATTGGGCTGCGACTCAGCGAAGAAAAAGAGGCTGCTGGTGCCGACGAGAGCGAACACGCGGAAAGCGGTTACGACTTTGCAGCTGTCGGTGGCGGTTCGGTCCTCGGACGTCACGGCGGAGAGGAATAA
- a CDS encoding DUF4190 domain-containing protein, which yields MVLAPLGIVFGHVALRQIERIGQDGRGMAVVGLAIGYVGTVLLALFPILAVASIVDVSNALRRPG from the coding sequence CTGGTACTTGCGCCGCTAGGCATCGTCTTCGGGCACGTGGCGCTGAGGCAGATCGAGAGAATCGGTCAGGACGGCCGGGGAATGGCCGTTGTCGGCCTGGCGATCGGCTACGTCGGGACGGTGCTGCTGGCGCTGTTCCCAATCCTCGCCGTGGCGTCGATCGTCGACGTGTCGAATGCGCTGAGAAGACCCGGCTGA
- the rpsP gene encoding 30S ribosomal protein S16: protein MAVKIKLTRLGKIRNPQYRIAVADARTRRDGRSIEVIGRYHPKEDPSLIEIDSERAQYWLGVGAQPTEPVLQLLKITGDWQKFKGLPGAEGTLKVKEPKPSKLDLFNAALAEADGAPSGEATQPKKKKAPAKKAAEKAETADAAPAEDAEAAPAEAAPESSAAGSSDESSSTES, encoded by the coding sequence ATGGCTGTCAAGATCAAGCTGACTCGGCTTGGCAAGATCCGCAATCCCCAATACCGCATCGCCGTCGCTGACGCGCGCACCCGCCGTGATGGTCGGTCGATCGAGGTCATCGGCCGGTACCACCCGAAGGAAGATCCGAGCCTGATCGAGATCGACTCGGAGCGGGCACAGTACTGGCTCGGCGTCGGCGCCCAGCCCACCGAGCCCGTGCTGCAGCTGCTGAAGATCACCGGCGACTGGCAGAAGTTCAAGGGTCTGCCCGGTGCCGAGGGCACGCTGAAGGTCAAGGAACCCAAGCCCAGCAAGCTGGACCTCTTCAACGCGGCGCTGGCCGAAGCCGACGGCGCACCGTCGGGCGAGGCGACACAGCCCAAGAAAAAGAAGGCGCCTGCCAAGAAGGCCGCAGAGAAGGCCGAGACGGCTGACGCGGCGCCCGCCGAGGATGCCGAGGCCGCGCCTGCCGAGGCTGCACCCGAGTCGTCGGCAGCTGGCTCCTCGGACGAGTCCTCGTCAACTGAGAGCTGA
- a CDS encoding P-II family nitrogen regulator translates to MKLITAIIKPFTLEDVKTGLEQTGILGMTVSEVQGYGRQKGHTEVYRGAEYSVDFVPKVRVEVVVDDSAVDKVVDVIVQAARTGKIGDGKVWVSPVDTVVRVRTGERGTDAL, encoded by the coding sequence ATGAAGCTGATTACTGCGATCATCAAGCCGTTCACGCTCGAAGACGTCAAGACCGGACTCGAGCAGACCGGAATTCTCGGAATGACCGTCAGCGAGGTTCAGGGCTACGGTCGCCAAAAGGGCCACACCGAGGTGTATCGCGGCGCCGAGTACTCCGTCGACTTCGTTCCGAAGGTTCGGGTCGAGGTCGTGGTCGATGATTCCGCCGTGGACAAGGTCGTGGACGTGATCGTCCAGGCCGCACGCACCGGAAAGATCGGCGACGGCAAGGTGTGGGTCAGTCCCGTTGACACGGTCGTGCGGGTGCGCACCGGTGAACGTGGAACGGACGCCCTTTGA
- the ffh gene encoding signal recognition particle protein: MFESLSDRLTGALQGLRGKGRLSDADIDATTREIRLALLEADVSLPVVRDFVARIKERAKGAEVSGALNPAQQVVKIVNEELIAILGGETRRLAFAKTPPTVIMLAGLQGSGKTTLAGKLAKWLKEQGNTPLLVACDLQRPGAVNQLQIVGQRAGVDVFAPHPGTAEGSDDSAPGDPVAVASAGIAEAKARHHDVVIVDTAGRLGIDEELMRQAGAIRDAVNPDEVIFVLDAMIGQDAVNTAEAFREGVGFTGVVLTKLDGDARGGAALSVREITGVPILFASAGEKLEDFDVFHPDRMASRILGMGDVLTLIEQAEQVFDAQQAEEAAAKIGSGELTLEDFLEQMLAIRKMGPIGNLLGMLPGAGQMKDALAAVDDKSLDRLQAIIRGMTPAERADPKIINGSRRLRIANGSGVTVGEVNQLVDRFFEARKMMSSMAGQMGMPFGRKGSSRKAAKNKKKGKKGGRGPTPPKVRNPLGQGMPAGFPDLSDMPKGLDELPPGLANIDLSKFKFPGQN; this comes from the coding sequence GTGTTTGAATCGCTTTCCGACCGGTTGACCGGCGCCCTCCAGGGGCTGCGTGGCAAGGGGCGGTTGTCCGACGCCGACATCGACGCGACGACCCGCGAGATTCGGTTGGCCCTGCTCGAAGCGGACGTGTCGCTGCCGGTGGTGCGCGACTTCGTCGCACGCATCAAGGAGCGCGCGAAGGGGGCCGAGGTATCGGGCGCGCTGAACCCCGCGCAGCAGGTCGTCAAGATCGTCAACGAGGAACTCATCGCCATTCTCGGCGGGGAGACGCGCCGGCTGGCGTTCGCGAAGACCCCGCCGACGGTGATCATGCTGGCGGGTCTGCAGGGTTCCGGTAAGACCACGCTCGCCGGCAAACTTGCCAAATGGCTTAAAGAACAAGGGAATACGCCGCTTCTCGTGGCGTGTGACCTGCAGCGGCCCGGTGCCGTCAACCAGCTTCAGATCGTCGGCCAGCGAGCCGGTGTCGACGTCTTCGCGCCCCACCCCGGCACCGCCGAGGGATCCGACGATTCGGCGCCCGGCGATCCGGTCGCGGTGGCGTCGGCAGGTATCGCCGAGGCCAAGGCCAGGCACCACGACGTCGTCATCGTCGACACCGCGGGCCGCCTCGGCATCGACGAGGAGCTCATGCGGCAGGCCGGCGCCATTCGCGACGCCGTCAACCCCGACGAAGTGATCTTCGTGCTCGACGCGATGATCGGTCAGGACGCCGTCAACACCGCCGAGGCGTTCCGCGAAGGGGTCGGCTTCACGGGCGTGGTGCTGACCAAGCTCGATGGCGACGCGCGCGGCGGTGCCGCGCTGTCGGTGCGCGAGATCACCGGTGTGCCGATCCTCTTCGCGTCCGCTGGCGAGAAGCTCGAGGATTTCGATGTCTTTCATCCCGACCGGATGGCCAGCCGGATCCTGGGTATGGGCGACGTGCTCACGCTCATCGAGCAGGCCGAACAGGTCTTCGACGCGCAACAGGCCGAGGAAGCCGCCGCGAAGATCGGCAGCGGCGAACTCACGCTGGAGGACTTCCTCGAGCAGATGCTGGCGATCCGCAAAATGGGCCCGATCGGCAATCTGCTGGGCATGCTGCCCGGTGCGGGCCAGATGAAGGACGCGCTGGCAGCCGTCGACGACAAGTCGCTCGACCGGTTGCAGGCGATCATCCGTGGCATGACGCCCGCCGAGCGTGCGGACCCCAAGATCATCAACGGTTCGCGTCGCCTGCGTATCGCCAACGGATCCGGGGTCACGGTCGGTGAGGTCAACCAGCTTGTCGACCGGTTCTTCGAGGCGCGCAAGATGATGTCGTCGATGGCCGGTCAGATGGGTATGCCCTTCGGCCGCAAGGGATCGTCTCGTAAGGCGGCGAAGAACAAGAAGAAGGGCAAGAAGGGCGGTCGCGGGCCGACGCCACCCAAGGTGCGCAATCCGCTGGGTCAGGGAATGCCTGCCGGATTCCCAGACCTTTCCGATATGCCCAAGGGACTGGATGAACTTCCCCCCGGTCTCGCCAACATCGACCTTTCGAAGTTCAAGTTCCCGGGCCAGAACTAG
- a CDS encoding nuclear transport factor 2 family protein has protein sequence MLSLEEISDRFEIQQLMIDYSNAIDQKQFDNLDRVFTPDAYIDYRVTGGIDGRFPDVKAWLKEVLPNFPAYYHMLGNFDVRIDGDSASSKTICFNPMVFNAEEKQILFVGIWYVDEFVRTAEGWRMSKRVEEKCFDKLL, from the coding sequence ATGTTGAGCTTGGAAGAGATATCGGATCGATTCGAGATACAGCAGCTGATGATCGACTACTCGAACGCGATCGATCAGAAGCAATTCGACAACCTTGATCGCGTCTTCACCCCGGACGCTTACATCGACTACCGCGTCACCGGTGGGATCGACGGGCGTTTTCCGGACGTCAAGGCGTGGCTCAAGGAAGTGCTTCCGAACTTCCCGGCCTACTACCACATGCTGGGCAATTTCGACGTCCGCATAGACGGCGACTCCGCATCATCGAAAACCATCTGCTTCAACCCGATGGTGTTCAACGCCGAAGAGAAGCAGATCCTGTTCGTCGGCATCTGGTACGTCGACGAGTTCGTCCGCACCGCAGAGGGCTGGCGAATGAGCAAGCGCGTCGAGGAGAAGTGCTTCGACAAGCTGTTGTAG
- a CDS encoding D-alanyl-D-alanine carboxypeptidase family protein translates to MFSLCSTYAVATPAAAQPGIEPSGAVALPEGPAQAWLLADLDTGAILASRNPNESHAPASTIKPLLAMVVLDHLRPDNFARANSSHTEVECSCVGLKPGQPYTVLQLLSALLMVSGNDAANMLADMLGGQGVAIPAMNRKAAGLGARSTRASSPSGLDGPGWESTTTPFDLALIYRAALKYPLIAQIMQSQSAQFPGKTLSNQNELLTRYPGTFAGKTGFTNLARETFVAAAQRGNRRLVVVEMYGTGDLYGQAIRLFDWGFGQPR, encoded by the coding sequence ATGTTCTCTCTGTGTTCGACCTACGCGGTGGCGACGCCTGCCGCGGCCCAGCCCGGCATAGAGCCGTCGGGGGCTGTCGCGTTGCCGGAAGGACCGGCGCAGGCGTGGCTGCTTGCCGATCTGGACACCGGCGCAATTCTGGCCTCCCGCAACCCAAATGAGTCACACGCGCCCGCGAGCACCATCAAACCGCTGCTGGCGATGGTGGTGCTCGACCACCTGCGGCCGGACAACTTCGCCCGCGCCAACTCGTCACATACCGAGGTCGAGTGCTCGTGCGTGGGATTGAAACCCGGGCAGCCCTATACGGTCCTCCAGCTGCTGTCGGCGCTGTTGATGGTGTCGGGCAACGACGCCGCCAACATGCTGGCCGACATGCTCGGCGGGCAAGGTGTCGCGATCCCGGCGATGAATCGCAAGGCGGCCGGCCTTGGTGCCCGTTCCACCAGGGCCTCGTCGCCGTCGGGGCTGGACGGCCCCGGATGGGAATCCACCACCACGCCATTCGACCTGGCGTTGATCTATCGCGCGGCCCTGAAATATCCGCTCATCGCGCAGATCATGCAGTCGCAATCGGCACAATTCCCCGGCAAGACGCTGAGCAACCAGAACGAGCTCCTGACCCGCTACCCCGGCACGTTCGCGGGCAAGACCGGGTTCACCAACCTCGCCCGCGAGACCTTTGTGGCCGCCGCACAACGGGGCAACCGTCGTCTCGTGGTGGTGGAGATGTACGGCACCGGCGATCTGTACGGCCAGGCGATACGCCTGTTCGACTGGGGATTCGGCCAACCGCGCTGA
- a CDS encoding [protein-PII] uridylyltransferase — MTEQKPDSAAGAPRWEPPAAGSLRPATDLSAAAEQLLTNGPRQLDSAALRDALLDLHEFWLTTKATEIGITPTSGFAIVATGGLGRGELVPYSDLDLTLLHDNMPHDVVGQVAELLWYPLWDANIRIDHSVRTVPEALTVASEDISAGLAMLEARHIAGDADLSTLLIGGARRQWRTGVASRFDELVEHTRARWQRSGEIAHRAEPDLKCGRGGLRDVQLLNALAIAQLADVYPSRSLASPTETLGEAHMTLLNVRTELHRVAGRGRELLLAQHADEIGAALQIGDRFELARMLSDAARTISFYVDAGIRTAGNALPRRGLSAFRRPARRPLDEGVIEFGGEVILARDARPERDPGLILRVAAASANTGLPMAGSTLARLAETAPELRTPWPRQALKDLLVMLGAGPAAVATIEALDRTGLWGRLFPEWGAVRDLPPRDVVHIWTVDRHLVETVSRASAFTTRVSRPDLLVLGALCHDIGKGRGGDHSIIGAELAVQIGTRLGLWPSDVEILSKVVRHHLLLPHTATRRDLQDPNTIASVVNALDGDHVVLELLHALAEADSLATGPGVWGDWKASLIGDLVHRCRLVMAGDPLPQPDPIDPRYLSLAAEVGIHVEITPADSPHIYNITMIAPDRRGLLSKAAGVLALNSLRVHSASVNGHAGSAINTFVVSPHFGAPPAAELLRQQWILALDGDLDALASLDKRDRDAAQYGTARAGEVPDAVPINHVVAPPRILWSEGAAPGELVVQIRSTDRTGLLARLTAVFERDGVDIAWAKVTTLGSSVVDLFGITAVGDGDAVRAELERDLYAILPTPAPAKPVSEAS, encoded by the coding sequence ATGACTGAGCAGAAACCAGATTCCGCCGCCGGGGCCCCTCGATGGGAACCCCCGGCGGCGGGTTCGTTACGACCCGCGACCGACCTTTCCGCCGCCGCCGAACAGCTACTGACCAACGGTCCCCGGCAACTGGATTCGGCTGCGTTACGCGACGCGCTGCTCGATTTGCACGAATTCTGGCTCACCACAAAGGCCACCGAGATCGGCATCACGCCCACCAGCGGCTTCGCCATCGTCGCGACCGGTGGGTTGGGCCGCGGCGAGCTGGTGCCCTATTCGGATCTGGACCTGACACTGCTGCACGACAACATGCCGCATGATGTCGTGGGCCAGGTCGCCGAGTTGCTGTGGTACCCGTTGTGGGACGCCAACATTCGCATCGACCACAGTGTGCGCACGGTACCCGAGGCGTTGACCGTCGCCAGCGAAGACATCTCCGCGGGGCTGGCCATGCTCGAAGCGCGGCACATCGCGGGCGATGCGGATCTGTCGACCCTGTTGATCGGGGGAGCGCGGCGGCAGTGGCGTACCGGCGTCGCTTCGCGTTTCGACGAACTCGTCGAGCACACCCGGGCGCGGTGGCAGCGCAGCGGCGAGATCGCCCACCGCGCCGAGCCCGACCTCAAATGCGGACGCGGTGGCCTGCGCGACGTTCAACTGCTCAACGCGTTGGCGATCGCCCAGCTCGCCGATGTCTATCCCAGCCGATCCCTGGCGTCGCCCACCGAAACTCTCGGTGAGGCGCACATGACGCTGCTGAACGTACGCACCGAATTGCATCGGGTGGCTGGGCGCGGCCGGGAGTTGTTGCTCGCCCAGCATGCCGACGAGATCGGCGCCGCGCTGCAGATCGGCGACCGGTTCGAGTTGGCGCGCATGCTCTCCGACGCCGCCCGCACCATCAGCTTCTACGTCGACGCCGGAATTCGCACCGCAGGCAACGCACTTCCCAGACGCGGACTCTCGGCGTTCCGCAGGCCCGCGCGCCGACCCCTGGACGAAGGCGTGATCGAGTTCGGCGGCGAAGTCATCCTTGCCCGCGACGCCCGTCCCGAACGTGATCCGGGTTTGATCCTGCGCGTGGCGGCCGCCTCGGCCAACACCGGCCTGCCGATGGCGGGGTCCACGCTGGCCCGCCTCGCCGAAACCGCACCCGAGCTGCGTACCCCGTGGCCTCGCCAGGCGCTCAAAGACCTGCTCGTCATGCTGGGCGCGGGTCCCGCGGCCGTGGCCACTATCGAGGCACTTGATCGAACGGGTCTGTGGGGCAGGCTTTTTCCGGAATGGGGCGCCGTGCGCGACCTCCCGCCGCGCGACGTCGTTCACATCTGGACAGTTGACCGTCATCTCGTCGAGACCGTCTCGCGAGCCAGCGCATTCACCACCAGGGTGTCGCGGCCGGATCTGCTGGTTCTCGGTGCGCTCTGCCATGACATCGGGAAGGGCCGCGGCGGCGACCACAGCATCATCGGTGCCGAGCTCGCGGTTCAAATCGGCACCCGACTCGGCCTGTGGCCGTCGGATGTGGAGATCCTGTCCAAGGTGGTGCGCCACCACCTGCTGTTGCCGCACACCGCCACGAGGCGCGATCTGCAGGACCCCAACACCATTGCGTCGGTGGTCAACGCACTCGACGGCGACCACGTCGTGCTCGAACTACTGCACGCGCTTGCCGAGGCGGACTCACTGGCCACCGGACCCGGGGTGTGGGGCGATTGGAAAGCCTCGCTCATCGGCGATCTCGTGCACCGCTGCCGGTTGGTGATGGCCGGTGACCCACTGCCGCAGCCCGATCCCATTGATCCCCGGTATCTTTCGCTGGCCGCCGAGGTCGGTATACACGTCGAGATCACGCCTGCCGACAGCCCCCACATCTACAACATCACGATGATCGCGCCGGACCGCCGGGGACTGTTGTCCAAGGCCGCGGGGGTGCTGGCGCTCAACTCGCTGCGGGTGCATTCGGCCTCGGTCAACGGACACGCGGGTTCGGCGATCAACACCTTCGTCGTGTCGCCGCATTTCGGTGCTCCACCGGCGGCCGAACTGTTGCGGCAGCAGTGGATCTTGGCCCTCGACGGCGACCTCGACGCGCTTGCCTCACTGGACAAGCGTGATCGCGACGCCGCGCAATACGGAACGGCGCGAGCGGGCGAAGTGCCGGACGCGGTGCCGATCAACCATGTGGTCGCCCCGCCACGGATCCTGTGGTCCGAAGGTGCGGCCCCGGGCGAGCTGGTGGTACAGATCCGCAGCACCGACCGCACCGGCCTGTTGGCGAGGCTGACGGCGGTGTTCGAGCGCGACGGCGTCGACATCGCCTGGGCGAAGGTCACGACACTGGGTTCGTCGGTGGTCGACCTGTTCGGAATCACCGCCGTCGGAGACGGCGATGCCGTTCGGGCCGAGCTCGAGCGCGACCTGTACGCGATCCTGCCGACCCCCGCGCCCGCGAAACCGGTTTCGGAAGCCAGCTAG